In Tolypothrix sp. NIES-4075, the following proteins share a genomic window:
- a CDS encoding MbtH family protein, whose translation MSWNDQEDTTIYKVVINHEEQYSIWPSERENAPGWTDVGKSGTKDECLAYIKEVWTDMRPLSLRQQMEKSAQSS comes from the coding sequence ATGAGTTGGAATGACCAAGAAGACACAACTATCTACAAAGTTGTCATAAATCACGAAGAACAGTATTCAATTTGGCCTAGTGAGCGGGAAAACGCTCCTGGTTGGACAGATGTTGGTAAAAGCGGGACAAAGGATGAATGCCTAGCTTACATCAAGGAAGTGTGGACTGATATGAGACCACTTAGCCTGCGTCAGCAAATGGAAAAATCAGCACAATCAAGTTAA